TTGAGGCCGACTTCATAGGCCTTCGTAATTTGCGGCTTGAACGGCTGGGACAATTCGGTGGCGTTCGACGCAAGACCGTTATAGCCGCCCGCCTTGAAGCCTTCGCTATAGGAGGCATAGGCCAGGATGTCGGGCGTGATCTTGTAGTTGACGCCGAGTTTCGGGGTGAACCGCTCATAGCGATTGGCGAGCAGCACCGGCACACCGTTGATGACCGAATCCAGACGCTTGTCATCGATCGTGTAACGCCCCGCGCCGATCAGGGCGAGTTGATCGGTCAGGTTGAAGGTCAGCTGGCCATAGCCTGCAAAGCTGTTCGTTTCGATATTGTAGATGGTGCGGCTGGGGGTGAAGAAGATCGCCAAATCGACGGTCTGCCCGGCCTTTTCATTGAAATAATAGATGCCCGCCACATAATCGATCAGCCCGTCGGCAGCGCTGCCGGTGGCCTGCAATTCCTGGCTGAACTGATGCTGGTTGCCGCCCGCCGTCCGATTGAACAAGGCCAGCGGCGTCGTGCCGGGCAGGCCAAGGAAGGAAGGCGGAACGCCGCCCGAAAAATCCTCGGTCCAGCTGTCCTTGAGTTCCGAATAGGCGGTGATCGACGTGAGCTTTCCGCCGGGCATGTCGGCGGACAGCCGCAACGTGCCGCCATATTGTTCCAGCCGCGTCGCCGAAGGCGTCGGCGACAGGACGGTGCGATAGGAACCGCTGACCGGCACGATATCGCCAGCCGCATTTATGGTCGTGGACACGGCATATTGGCCATCCGACTTGCCATGCATATAATAGCCCGTCAGGCGGCCTTCGATCGCATCGCCGACATAAGCGATGTCGCCCTGGACGCCCTCGAAACTGTCCTTGCCGACCTTCCGGTCGAGCGTCGCATTATATTGCCGACCGCCATCGCGTGCGCGGACCATGCCGTTGAGCGAGGCGCGCCAGCGTCCGTCGGCGGACAGCGGGCCGGTGACATAGCCCTTGGCCCGGCGCTCGTTCCAGCTGCCATAGCCCAGCTGGACGGAGCCGCCGAACTCGTCCTTTGGCGCGCGGGTGATGATGTTGACGGCGCCGGCCGAACTGTTGCGGCCGTACAATACGCCCTGCGGTCCACGCAGCACTTCGATCCGTTCCAGCTCGACAAATTCGAGCATCGAACCGGCCAGGCGCGCGCGATAGACGTCATCGACATAGATGGCGACTTCCAATTCGGACGTCACGAATGCGCCGTCCGTGACGCCGCCGCCACGGATGAAGGGCTTGAGCCCCGCCGTTCCGCCGGTGACGCCATCGAACTTCACATTGGGCGCCATGCGGTTGAGGTCCATCGGCGACTGGATCTGCAAGCGGTCGATCGCTTCGCTGCCGATCGCGGTGACGCTGACGGGCACGTCCTGCAACCGCTGCCCGGTGCGCTGCGCCGTGACGGTGATTTCCTGGAGCATGCCGCTGTCGGCCTGCCCATCCTGCGCAAAAGCGCCATTGCTGGCGAAGGCGGCCAGCAAGGCGAGCGCCGAGGTGGTGTGATGTAAGGACATGAATGCGGACCCTTTGAGCGACGTGTCGGACATTTGCGATTGTGCGCGCCTATGCCCTTGCGGATGTTCCCTGCCTGCCGCGCGCGGCGGTCTTCGCCGTCCGTCGCACTTTGCGTCCATCAGAACGCCACCTTGTCAGCCATCCGTCAGCGTTTCTGGTGCCGCCTATCCGCCTGCCGAACAGTGCCATGCGCACGTCTGCCTTGGCGACGGCGTGCGATCTAGCCTATCCTTGCAGAGCTGATCCGGGCGCTTCGATACGCTCTGGTCCCAGCCCATGGGCAGTTGCCCAGCCCTAAACGGAGATCATGGTCGTGCTCAATACCTTTCAGCAGGCGCCCCACGCCGCATTGCCCCAGGCCACACCGGACGAAGCCGCGCGTCAGGAATTTTCCAAGAGCCTGAAGCAGTTCGTCCAGCAGGGACTGCTCCCCGGCCTTGGTCCCATCTATCGCACCCGCGCGACCCAGCGGTTCGAGCGGGAGACGGGCCGCGCACCTGTGGACCGGCACGACATTCGCAAGGCGATGGTGCCCGACAGCTATTTCCAGCATTATGCGGCGGTCAATCGCATCAGCCAGGAATTGCTGTGGGATGGCGTCATCGACAGCATCGATCGGGATTCGGAAGGCCTCCGCGCGCGGGCGGAGGCGGCATCGCAGCGCAACCAGGGCGAATTGCGCCTGCCCGACGCCTTCGATGTCCCGCGTTATGTCAGCGCCCTTGATATCCACTGCATGCCGGGCGGCTATGCCGGTCATGGCGTGGGCAATGACCCGGCTCTGGGCGCCCTCTACGATCGGGGCGTGTTTCTCTATGCGATGGGTTATACCGGGCCGGACAATGACGATATGGGCCGTTCCGTCTGCAACTACATCAAGCGGCGGCTGAACGGGTTCAGCCCCAAGCGTATCCTCGATATGGGCTGCACGGTCGGCCATTCGACCCTGCCGTACAAGGAACTGTTCCCCGACGCCGAAATCTGGGGCGTCGACGTGGCGGGCGCGCAGGTGCGCTACGCCCATGCCCGCGCCGGGGCGATGGGCCTGGACGTCAATTTCGCGCAGATGAACGCGGAAAGCATCGATTTCCCGGACGGTCATTTCGACCTGGTGGTCAGCCACATCCTGCTGCACGAAACATCGGGCAAGGCGATGCCGAAGATCTTCAAGGAATGTCACCGCCTGCTGTCGCCGGGCGGCTACATGATCCATGCCGACTTGCCGCCCTTCGACCTGATGGACCCGTTCACCCAGTTCATTCTGGATAACGAAACCTATTATAATAACGAGCCTTTCTGGGGCGCGATGCGCGACATGGATCAGGTGAAACTGGCCACCGACGCAGGCTTCCCGGTCGAGACCATCAGGTTCGACACCGCGCCCATGGCGGTGATGGAGTTCGCCGCCAGCGAAGCGGCGGGATATAGCCAGGATGCGGCCGACAGCGTCGCCGAGCGCGACTTCACCGCAGGCGAATTTGCGCCGGGCGGTGGTTGGGAAGTGCTGATCGCCCAGAAGGCCGCGTGAACGGACCGCATAGGAAAGACTTGATAATGACCCAACCGATGCAGCGCAGCGCCCGTGGCAAGCGCCCCGCCTTTTACGAAACGCCCGCCCTGGATCAGATGATGTCGATGATCATGGTGTTGTCGAGCGAAGTATCCGTCCTGGCCGACCAGATCGACGGCATGCAGCGGGTCGCCGCCGCCAATGGCCTGGACCTGAAAGGCGGCATGGAAAAGCTGGTGCTGGACCAGGACGCCCTGGAAGAGCGCGAGGCGCGGCGGCAGGCGATGCTGGGCCGGTTGTTCTACCTGATGCGCAAGGAGGCCGACGAAGCCACCGCCAGCGAAACCAGCGAAGGCTATGCCAAGGTCATAGACGAGATCGCACAGGGATGACCGTCGCTGTGACCCAGGATTCCTCGGCATTGGCCGCCTTCACCGCCATCGTCGGATCGGACAATGTCCTGACCGGCGACGCCCTGCTGCCGATCGCCACCGACGTCTATCGCCAGGGCGCGCTGCCGATCGCGGCGGTGCGTCCACAGAGCGTGGAACAGTTGCAGGACGTCGCCAGGGTCGCGGCGCGTTTCGCGCTGCCGCTGAGCGTGCGTGGCGGCGGCGCATCCTATACCGATGGCTATATCGGGCGGGATGCAGGCCAGTTGCTGATCGACATGGGCGCGCTGAACCGGATCGTGGCGATCGATGAGGCGAATGGCCATGTCACGGTGGAGGCCGGGGTCACCTGGGCGGCGTTGCGCGATGCGCTGGCCGCAAAAGATTTGCGCACGCCCTTTTGGGGACCGTTTTCGGGCCTTGCCGCGACGATTGGCGGGTCGATGTCGCAGAACACGATCAGCCATGGGTCGGGCGCCTACGGGATTTCGGCAGACTCGGCTCTCTCTTTCGACATCGTGACTGCCGATGGCGCATTGCTGCGCACGGGCACCGCGACGGCAGGTGCCGTCCCCTTCATGCGGCATTTCGGGCCGGACCTGACGGGATTGTTCACCGGCGACTGCGGCACGCTGGGCATCAAGGCGCGGATCACCCTGCCCGTCATTCGGCGGCGGCCCGCGCATCGGCCGATCTCCTTCGCCTTTACCGACTTCGCGTCGATGCATAAATCGATGAGGCGGATCGCGATCGAACGGATCGAGGATACGCATTTCGCGCTCGACGCCGCCCTGTCCCAAGGGCAGATCGCGCGGCAGGACCGGGCGGGCGCGTCGCTCGACATGGCGCTGTCCATCGTAAAGAGTTCGCCATCGCTGGCAGCGGGCGTCAAGCAGGTCGTGCGCGCGGGACTGTCCGCGCGCAAGGTGATCGGCAGTTCGGCCTATATGACCCACTATATCGTCGAGGGGTTCGACGATGCGGAAGTGAAGGCGCGCCTGCATCGCTTGCGCCAGCTGGTCGAAGGCCTGGGTCGGGAGATACCCGCGACCGTGGCGGCGGTCGTGCGCGGCATGCCCTTTGCGCCGCTGTTCAACACGCTGGGTCCGGCGGGGGAACGGTGGGTGCCGTTGCACGGTATCCTGCCGCACAGCGCCGTGGCGGGCTTCGACAAGGCATTCCACGCTTTCCTGGCGGAACGGTCGGCCGAGATGCAGCGGCTGGGCGTCTGGACCGGCGGCATGTATGCGACGGTCAATTCCGGTGGCTTCCTGTATGAGATCGCGATCTACTGGCCCGACGCCATCACGCCCTATCACCGCGCGAACGTCCCGGCGGACTATCTGGCAAGCCTGCCGGTCTATCCCGCCAATGCCGAAGCGCGCGATTATGTCCATCAGCTCAAGACCGATATGACGAGCCTGTTCGTGGCGCATGGCGCGACCAATTTCCAGCTCGGCCGGGCCTATCCCTATGCAGAGCGGCTGAGCGCTGAGCCGCTGGCGCTGGTGAAGGCGATCAAGGCGGCGCTGGACCCGGACGGGCGGCTGACGCCGGGCGGGTTGGGGCTTTAGGCCCCTTCTCGCCCCGTTCTCTCCTGCTCCGCAGGGTCCGTTTCGACCAGATTGATCAATATCCCGTCGGGATCGCGCAGGCAGACTTCCTGCTGGGCGCGGTGGGGCATGACGAACAATTCCGGTTCGGGGGACCAGCTTGCCCCGGCCGCGCGCAGGACTGCAAGCGTATCGTCCATGGAGCGGACGTAGAAAACCAGGGCAACTTCGCCGATACGCGCGGGTCCGGTGGCGGCGGGCACGGCATCGGGCCTCAGCGCTGGATCGATCAGGAACAGGCCGATCATCCCGTAATTGGGGCCGCCACTTTTGACGATGCGAACGGCCAGCGGGCCATGGTCGGCAAAGCCCAATATGGTGGAAGCCGACGGATCGGTCAGGACGCCCGCATAATAGACATCGATAAAACCCAGCGCGGCGTAGAAGGCCGCAGCGCGATCCAGATCGCGCACGAAGATGGTGCCACGGATCAGCGCGGATACCGGGCGGACGGTCATGGCAGCGGCTCCTCGGCGAAATCGGTGAGTTCGTAGGTCGTGGGCACATGGCTCCAGCGCATGGCCAGGAACAGGCAGTCCTGTTGTCGCACCCAAAGATCCGCCGGGGGCCAATCGTCCCGCCAACGCAACTGATAATGACGCGCGGCGAAGGTGCCTGCGGTGACGTGGATGTCCGTCTGCCCGATATAGGCGACGTCGATCCGCACCGGACAGGCACCGACGGCCTCGTCGCCATTGGGCGATATGCTGTTGGTGATCGCATCGATCGGCACGAACGTCCCCGGCCGGTCGATGCCGCGCGCCTGAACGATCAGCGCATCGCCCTGTAGCGGGTGCAGCCCCAGATAGACGAGCGGGCCGTCGGTGGCGATGCGGTGGGACGGCAGCGCCGCACCCGCGACGCGTCCTTCGACCCGCACCGCGTCAACACCCACGTCGAACCAGAGCGCCGCTTCCTCGCGACCGTCACGCGTCAGGCGGCAATAGCCATCGCGCGGCCGCCAATCCGCCCCCATCGACAGGCTGACATCGCGCAGCAAGGCAGCATCGTCCAGCACGCACAGCGCGCGCAATATATGGCCGCCCGGATGGGACGACAGGTCGAAATGTTCGTGACCGGTTTCACTGCCATCGGCCACGCGATAGGCGATCCGGCCGGATAGGCGACGCGACAGGGCAGGTGCAAAGGTCATGGGCAAGGACGCTAACCGGCGCGCCCTTCTGTCCTGCCTTGCTGTAAATGCTGACCGACAGGCGAGCATCCCCGCGCCTCTGTGTTCCGGCAAAGCGTCGCACCGCCATTGTCTCGCCCGTCAGCAGGGCGCCCCGCGTCCGGTTCTTAAGGGAAATGCCGTGTCGGGAATGGCCGAAATGCTGTGGAGCGTGTTCGACATCGACCGCGCCTGCGCGGCGTTATATTGCCAGCCCTGTGACATGGCTATCGCGGGTATCGGGCGCGCCCGCCTGTTCTCGACCCCTACGCCGGATGGCGTGATCCCAGAATCTTTCCAGATCATAGACCCCGAAAGGCTCATCCCATGACTGATTCGCTTGGCCACCGCATGAAATTCGCGGTGGTGGCGCCGTCCACCAACACCAGCGTGGAGCCGGAATATGCGCTGATGCAGCCGCGCGGCGTCACCAACCATTTCTCGCGCATCGCCATTCCCGACACCAAGGTGACGGATGACGACAGCTTCATGGTGATGCTGGAAAATATCCGCGCCGCCACGTTCGACGCGGTCGACGTGTCGATGTCGATGGAGCCGGGCTGCGTCATCATGGGCATGTCGGCCGAAACCTTCTGGGACGGTGCGGAGGGTGCGGACCGCCTGCACAAGAAGATGCTGGAGCGCACCGGCGGCGTACCGGTCATCATGGGATCGACCGCCGTCGATGCCGCGATCAAGGCCTATGAAAGCGAAACCGGCCCGATCAAGAAGATCGGCATCCTTACCCCCTACGCCCCGGTCGGCGACCGGAACGTCAAGAAATTCTTCGAGGACCAGGGCTATGAGGTCGTGCATATCATCGGCCTGAAATCGCCGTCGCCCATGATGATCGCGCATGAATCGAAGCAGACGCTGAAACGCACTGCCATCGCAGTTTCCGAAGGCGTCGATGCGATCATCCAGGCAGGCACCAACCTGGCCTTCGCCGAAGTTGCCGCCATCGCCGAATTCTGGCTGGAAAAGCCGGTGATCGCGATCAATACCGCTACCTACTGGCACGCACTGCGGTCGATGGGCATCCAGGACCAGATGGACGGGTTCGGCGCGCTGCTCAGCCGCTTCTAAGCATAAGGGTCGTACGACATGGACTATGATTATATCCCCCTGCCCCAGCGCAAGCCGCTGAAATGGCCGAACGGCGCGCGCGTGGCGCTGATCCTGACGTTCAACCTGGAAACCTGGGATCTGACCAAGGATACGGACAAGCCCTATTATGCCGGTGGCCCGGCGATTCTGCCCGACATTTTACCGGGGAACATTCCCGATTTCCCCAACTTCACCTGGCGCGAATATGGCCAGCGCGTCGGCATCTGGCGGTTGTTCGACCTGTTCGACAAGCTGGGCGCGAAGGCGAGTTGCACCACCAACGCGGTGACGTTCGAGCGGCGCAAGGCGATGACCGACGCGGTGCTGGAACGCGGCTGGGAATTGCTGACACATAATTGGGAACAGGGCGAACTGCTCACCAATTTCGCGGGCGATCCGGCCAAGGAGCGCGAGATCGTGATGCGCACGCTCGACCAGTTCGAGACGTTCACCGGCCGCAAGTCGAAGGGCTGGCTGTCGTCGTCGCTGCGTGGGACTTTGCAGACGGCGGACATCCTCGCCGAATATGGCGCGACCTTCTACTGCGACATCATGAACGACGATCAGCCCTATCTGCTGAAGACGCCGCATGGGCCGATCGTGTCGGTGCCCTATTCCAACGAGATCAACGATTTCACCTTCATCACGCGCAAGAATTTCACGACCGACCAGTTCGCCCAGGCGCTGATCGAGGAACTGGACGTGCTGTACGAGGAAGGCGCGACCAGCGGGCGGATCATGAATGTCGGCCTGCACCCGCATGTGTCGGGCCGCGCGCATCGCATCCGGGCGATCCGCGAATTCATCGAACATGCCCAGTCGCTACCCGGCGTGTGGTGGGCGACGCGCGAGGAGATCGCCGAATGGTATCTCCAGAATCATGAGGATCATATTCCCGGCCAGCTTGGCTGAACCGGACAAAGGGGAGCAGCGATGCTCCCCTTTCTTATGGCGCGCCCATGATGCCGGTGGCGCGCAGTCTGGTCATTGCGTCGGCGCTGTCATCCAGCCCGGCGATCGCGTCGATCAGCGGCTGATGCGCGGCGGCCAGACCGCCGAAGCTGAGGCAGCCCAACGCCTTGGCGTCATGCTGCTCGCGGGTCAGCGGCCATTGCGGCGAACCCAGTTGGGCGTCGATCGCGATGTCCGCGCTGCGCCCATCAGACAGCCGGGCCACCGCTCGTGCGGGCACGAAGGCCGCCGGGTCGGGATTGCCGTCGTTCACTACCATGATGCGAGCCGCCAGCGCCAACAGTGCCGGATCGTCCAGGCTTTCGCGTCGGAAATCGGCCAGCGACACCTTACCGCGCGTCAACGTCACGGCGATCAGCCAGGGCAGGCACAGGCGCGCATAGCCCGGCTCCATACCGGGCTTGGCCGGACGCCCGACGAGACGGTGGATCAATGACGGCGCATGATAGTCCAGTCTTTGCAGCGTGTTAGCGCGGACAGCCTGTTCTTCCATCAGCCGCTGGGTCGCGACGATCCCGCCATGACCCGCTCGCCCGGTGGGAAAGGGTTTCCAGCTGACGTCGGTGATCCGATGCCCCTGTTGCAGCAGGGCGAGCGCGGCAGGCAGATCGTGACTGACTTCCTGCAAAGCCAGATAGCCGAATGGCCCCTCGATCGGCGCGGCGATGCCGGGCATGCCCAGGCGGGCGAGATCGACCGCGACGAGCGACGCGCGCGCGGCATTGGCGACCTGCACCGGCAAGGCGGGCTTGCCCTCGACATGGGCCTGCATGGTGCCAGACGCGAAGGCCAGCGCGTGGCCGAACGCGTCGATCGCCGTCTCCCGATCCATGCGGCGTAGCCGGGCAATGGCGGCGACGCAGCCGAAGATACCGGCTGTGGCGGGGCGGAAGAAGCTGAGCGGACCGGTGGCGGCCAGCCCCAGCGTCACCGCGATATCGACGGCCGCGACGATGGCGGACAGGAAATCCGCCCCACTGACGGGTGCGCCGCGCTCCGCTTCGGCCAGCAAGGCGGCAAGGACCGTCGCCATCGGGTGCAGCACGGCCGGTTCATGGACGCAGTCATATTCCTGGCCATGGATCTGGAAGGCATTGACGAAGGCGGCCGATGCGGCGGGCAGCATGATGCCAGGACGGCCCAGCAACGACGCGCCGCCCCCCTCTCCCCAACCCTGCGCCATCGCCAGCACGGCGTCGGCATGGGCGGCGTTGCGCCCGGCGACACCGACGCACAGGCTGTCGTGCAGGAAGATGCGGGTGGCGTCCTGCGCGGCACCGGGGACATTGGCCCATTCGATGCCCAGCGCATGGTCGATCAGGGTCGCCGAAACGCTCAATGCGGTTCCTCGCCACCCGACACGTTCATGCTTTCGCCCGTAATATAGACGGCTTCGTCCGAGCAGAGGAAAGCCACGGCGCTGGCGGTGTCTTCCGGCAGGCCGGGGCGGCCCATGGGAATGCGGCCAGCCATACGCTTAAGATACTCTTCCACCGAAATGCCCTGCAAGGCGGCGAAATGTTCGTTCTGCCATTGACCAAGGCCAGTGGTGACATGGTTGGGGCAGACATTGTTGACGGTGATGCCATGCCCGCCCAGTTCGATCGACGCCGACCGGACCAGGCCGACCAGCCCATGTTTGGATGCGGTGTAAGCCTGCGCGTGGGGGAAGCCGGACTTGGCCGCCTGGCTGGCGATATTGACGATGCGTCCGCCCTTGCTCTGCGCGATCATGATTTCCGCCGCCGCCTGAAGCCCGAAGAAGGCGCCGGTCAGGTTGACGTCGATCACCGCGCGCCAATCGTCGGCGGACACGTCCATCATCGGCTTCATGATGTAGCCGATGCCTGCGTTATTGATCCATATATCCAGCGACCCGTGGGTGGCCTGGGCGTGGGCGGCGAGCGCACGAACCTGATCGGGATCGCGCACGTCGCAGGCGAAGGTGGAGCCGGGCGTATCGAGCGAGGCCGCGATCTTCTGCATCTCTTCCGTGCCGCCGATCATGCCATCTGGCGTGGCGGCGTCCCGCGAAGCGCCGATGTCGGAAATGACGACGGCCGCACCTTCCGCCGCCAGCCGTCGCGCGATCGCTTCGCCCAGCCCGCCCGCGCGGCCCGATCCGGTTACGACCGCCGTCTTGCCCGCGAACCTCATGGCTTGATCTGCTCGGTGGTGAGGAAGGTCACGTCGGCCATGTCCTGAAAGGCGGCGGCGACTGCCTGCATCGCGTCGGTCGCCACGTCCTGGCCGAACTGGTCCATGTCCGCGACGTCGATGATCTCGACATATTGGTAGGGCGCGGGCGCGTCGCTGCCCAGCTGGCCCGTGGCACGAAACACGTCGAACCGCTCGATCGACGACAGGCCGTTGACCGTGGGCAGGTCGACGGTGCGCGCCCACTGCTCGTAGCTTTCGACGGAAATGCCGGGCTTCAGGTTGAACAGGGCGATGAGGCGCATGGCGTCTTCCTTGCGAAGGGATGGAGCCGATGGGCTAGCGCGAGCGCGCGGTCACGATCAGCATCCCCGCCGCTTTTGTCCGCGAAGCGGGCAGATGTCTGCGCGCATCTTGTCCACCATCATGCCTGTGCGCAGAATTGCATCTTGCCCTGCCAGAGTGAGGAAACCGTGGTGGACGACAGCCGCAGCAACGATCCCGCAGCCCAATATGACGGCCCGCCCGACTATCGCGTCGTCGGCCGCCATGCCCTGTTTCCCCAGACCAGCCATGATGAGATCGAACGGATCAACTTCCTCGCGCAGATGAACCGCCACCTCGCCGCGCGCGTCGTGCCGGGCGTGAAGGCGGCCTATGACCAGCGCGTCGCGCCCCGCTTCGAGGCCGAACAGGGCCGCCCGATCGGCGACCGGC
This window of the Sphingobium sp. CR2-8 genome carries:
- a CDS encoding SDR family NAD(P)-dependent oxidoreductase codes for the protein MRFAGKTAVVTGSGRAGGLGEAIARRLAAEGAAVVISDIGASRDAATPDGMIGGTEEMQKIAASLDTPGSTFACDVRDPDQVRALAAHAQATHGSLDIWINNAGIGYIMKPMMDVSADDWRAVIDVNLTGAFFGLQAAAEIMIAQSKGGRIVNIASQAAKSGFPHAQAYTASKHGLVGLVRSASIELGGHGITVNNVCPNHVTTGLGQWQNEHFAALQGISVEEYLKRMAGRIPMGRPGLPEDTASAVAFLCSDEAVYITGESMNVSGGEEPH
- a CDS encoding MmgE/PrpD family protein yields the protein MSVSATLIDHALGIEWANVPGAAQDATRIFLHDSLCVGVAGRNAAHADAVLAMAQGWGEGGGASLLGRPGIMLPAASAAFVNAFQIHGQEYDCVHEPAVLHPMATVLAALLAEAERGAPVSGADFLSAIVAAVDIAVTLGLAATGPLSFFRPATAGIFGCVAAIARLRRMDRETAIDAFGHALAFASGTMQAHVEGKPALPVQVANAARASLVAVDLARLGMPGIAAPIEGPFGYLALQEVSHDLPAALALLQQGHRITDVSWKPFPTGRAGHGGIVATQRLMEEQAVRANTLQRLDYHAPSLIHRLVGRPAKPGMEPGYARLCLPWLIAVTLTRGKVSLADFRRESLDDPALLALAARIMVVNDGNPDPAAFVPARAVARLSDGRSADIAIDAQLGSPQWPLTREQHDAKALGCLSFGGLAAAHQPLIDAIAGLDDSADAMTRLRATGIMGAP
- a CDS encoding FAD-binding oxidoreductase — encoded protein: MTQDSSALAAFTAIVGSDNVLTGDALLPIATDVYRQGALPIAAVRPQSVEQLQDVARVAARFALPLSVRGGGASYTDGYIGRDAGQLLIDMGALNRIVAIDEANGHVTVEAGVTWAALRDALAAKDLRTPFWGPFSGLAATIGGSMSQNTISHGSGAYGISADSALSFDIVTADGALLRTGTATAGAVPFMRHFGPDLTGLFTGDCGTLGIKARITLPVIRRRPAHRPISFAFTDFASMHKSMRRIAIERIEDTHFALDAALSQGQIARQDRAGASLDMALSIVKSSPSLAAGVKQVVRAGLSARKVIGSSAYMTHYIVEGFDDAEVKARLHRLRQLVEGLGREIPATVAAVVRGMPFAPLFNTLGPAGERWVPLHGILPHSAVAGFDKAFHAFLAERSAEMQRLGVWTGGMYATVNSGGFLYEIAIYWPDAITPYHRANVPADYLASLPVYPANAEARDYVHQLKTDMTSLFVAHGATNFQLGRAYPYAERLSAEPLALVKAIKAALDPDGRLTPGGLGL
- a CDS encoding polysaccharide deacetylase, with amino-acid sequence MDYDYIPLPQRKPLKWPNGARVALILTFNLETWDLTKDTDKPYYAGGPAILPDILPGNIPDFPNFTWREYGQRVGIWRLFDLFDKLGAKASCTTNAVTFERRKAMTDAVLERGWELLTHNWEQGELLTNFAGDPAKEREIVMRTLDQFETFTGRKSKGWLSSSLRGTLQTADILAEYGATFYCDIMNDDQPYLLKTPHGPIVSVPYSNEINDFTFITRKNFTTDQFAQALIEELDVLYEEGATSGRIMNVGLHPHVSGRAHRIRAIREFIEHAQSLPGVWWATREEIAEWYLQNHEDHIPGQLG
- a CDS encoding maleate cis-trans isomerase family protein gives rise to the protein MTDSLGHRMKFAVVAPSTNTSVEPEYALMQPRGVTNHFSRIAIPDTKVTDDDSFMVMLENIRAATFDAVDVSMSMEPGCVIMGMSAETFWDGAEGADRLHKKMLERTGGVPVIMGSTAVDAAIKAYESETGPIKKIGILTPYAPVGDRNVKKFFEDQGYEVVHIIGLKSPSPMMIAHESKQTLKRTAIAVSEGVDAIIQAGTNLAFAEVAAIAEFWLEKPVIAINTATYWHALRSMGIQDQMDGFGALLSRF
- a CDS encoding TonB-dependent receptor; amino-acid sequence: MSLHHTTSALALLAAFASNGAFAQDGQADSGMLQEITVTAQRTGQRLQDVPVSVTAIGSEAIDRLQIQSPMDLNRMAPNVKFDGVTGGTAGLKPFIRGGGVTDGAFVTSELEVAIYVDDVYRARLAGSMLEFVELERIEVLRGPQGVLYGRNSSAGAVNIITRAPKDEFGGSVQLGYGSWNERRAKGYVTGPLSADGRWRASLNGMVRARDGGRQYNATLDRKVGKDSFEGVQGDIAYVGDAIEGRLTGYYMHGKSDGQYAVSTTINAAGDIVPVSGSYRTVLSPTPSATRLEQYGGTLRLSADMPGGKLTSITAYSELKDSWTEDFSGGVPPSFLGLPGTTPLALFNRTAGGNQHQFSQELQATGSAADGLIDYVAGIYYFNEKAGQTVDLAIFFTPSRTIYNIETNSFAGYGQLTFNLTDQLALIGAGRYTIDDKRLDSVINGVPVLLANRYERFTPKLGVNYKITPDILAYASYSEGFKAGGYNGLASNATELSQPFKPQITKAYEVGLKSDLFGRKVRINISGFYNKIKDRQQPFNTNDGGFLVENYNATLKGLEAELSWRVVPGLTLWGNGSINDGKYDGAANGGSLVGKELPVFPKYQVNMGFDGDIAVGPGKLIFGSDYSLRDAYYSTPDNAMIGWIDKQDILNGYVGYELGQWKLQVTAKNLLQEQGWQTGFGFSVIQPRFAIDPRTVLGTIRYSF
- a CDS encoding REDY-like protein HapK codes for the protein MRLIALFNLKPGISVESYEQWARTVDLPTVNGLSSIERFDVFRATGQLGSDAPAPYQYVEIIDVADMDQFGQDVATDAMQAVAAAFQDMADVTFLTTEQIKP
- a CDS encoding class I SAM-dependent methyltransferase, which encodes MVVLNTFQQAPHAALPQATPDEAARQEFSKSLKQFVQQGLLPGLGPIYRTRATQRFERETGRAPVDRHDIRKAMVPDSYFQHYAAVNRISQELLWDGVIDSIDRDSEGLRARAEAASQRNQGELRLPDAFDVPRYVSALDIHCMPGGYAGHGVGNDPALGALYDRGVFLYAMGYTGPDNDDMGRSVCNYIKRRLNGFSPKRILDMGCTVGHSTLPYKELFPDAEIWGVDVAGAQVRYAHARAGAMGLDVNFAQMNAESIDFPDGHFDLVVSHILLHETSGKAMPKIFKECHRLLSPGGYMIHADLPPFDLMDPFTQFILDNETYYNNEPFWGAMRDMDQVKLATDAGFPVETIRFDTAPMAVMEFAASEAAGYSQDAADSVAERDFTAGEFAPGGGWEVLIAQKAA
- a CDS encoding VOC family protein; translated protein: MTVRPVSALIRGTIFVRDLDRAAAFYAALGFIDVYYAGVLTDPSASTILGFADHGPLAVRIVKSGGPNYGMIGLFLIDPALRPDAVPAATGPARIGEVALVFYVRSMDDTLAVLRAAGASWSPEPELFVMPHRAQQEVCLRDPDGILINLVETDPAEQERTGREGA